The window CAGGCTCTACTAGTCTCACAGATCCAAGCAGTCGATACCTAACCTAGACCCATCATTGGCTTCACCGAGAAGGATGCAGAAGACGTTGACTTTCCACACGACGATGCACTAGTATTATCTGTCCAACTAGCCTATGCTATAGTCGACAGAATGATGGTTGACAATGGAAGTGCAGTTAACCTACTTCAGCTCTCAGTAATTTAGAAGATGGGCCTGGAAAGCACAATCATACGCCAAGAGGTGGTACTCATCAGATTCAACATGCACACCTCGACTGTTATCGGCCACATCACACTTGACGTGAAAACATCGTCAGTTGTCTCAAAGCAGAAATTCACGATCTTAAGCGACCCATCTCCCTACAATGAGATTCTTCGGAGACCTTGGTTGATCAAGTTGGATGCCGTCATTTCTGttaagtataaaaaaaattcgatTTCGTATCCCGGGAGGAAGAGTCAGAGAAATCAAGTTTGATTAGGCTGCATCTCGACGATGCACTATGTAACTATTGAAGGAATCAAAGAAGAGAACCTTTACCCTCGTAGACGCTACTGAGGTCCAAAGGGACGAAGAAGCTACCAAATAGCAATTACAGCAAGTAGATAAAGAAATTGGTGCTCAAACAGATGAGATAGGATGGAAACCCAAAGAGGATGCCAATGACATCATTTTTGATCCCCAGTAACCGAAAAAGATGGCTAGAATCGACTCACATCTAAGCCCAGTTGAGAAGGAAGAGCTCATGACTTTCCTTAGGGAAAATCGTGACGTCTTTGCATGGTCACCTTCTGACATGCCTAACATCGACCCCAAGATAGCTTGCCACAAGTTGCACGTTGACCCCGCTACCAAACCGATGATCTAAAAGAGAAGACATTTCGCACTTGAGTGAGTAGCGATCATCGAAGTGGAAATTGACAGGCTACTAGAGGCCAACCGAGAAGGAAGAGTTCACGACTTTCCTTAGGGAAAATCATGACGTTTTTGCATGGGCACCTTCCGACATGCACGTCATCAACTCTAAGATAGCTTGCCACAAGTTGCACGTCGACCCCGCTGCCAAACCGATGTTCCAAAAGAGAAGACATTACACACCCGAGCGGTAGCGATCATCAATGCAGAAATTGACAAGCTACTGGAGGCCAAATTCATAGAAGAGGTAGCACACTTTGCATGGTTTGCCAACGTTATGCTAGTCgtgaagaaagagaaggagaaattgACAAGCTACTGGAGGCCATATCCTTATCCGCTTCCCCGAATCGATCTATTGGTAGAACTTCTGGGAACTAACTGCTAGGCTTTTTGGACGCGTACTCCGGCTATAACCAAATAGCCATGTACGATCCCGACAAGGAGAAAACCTCATTCGTGATCGAGCGAGGCACTTACTGCTACAAGGTCATGCCCTTTGGCCTTAAGAATGTGGGAGCCACTTACCAAAGgttagtaaacatgatgttcaagaaaaaaattgggGTAACCATGGAggtttatgtcgacgacatcaTGATAAAGGGCAAGCAGCGGCAAGACCATATCGGCAACCTAGCGGAAACTTTCAGCATCCTCAGAAACTACAAGATGAAAGTTAACCTCACCAAATGCACATTCGAAGTATCGTCAGACAGATTCTTAAGGTACCTAGTAATCAAACGAGGAATCGAAGCACATCCTAAGCAAATCCGAGCTATCCTAGAGATGAAATCTCCCACTACCTTGAAGGAGATCCAAAGCTTGACTAGACGAGTAGCCAATTTCAACTACTTTTTTTCGCGGTCCACCGATTGATGCAAGCCGGTTTTTAAGGCTATTAAGAGGGCACAACAAGACAAATGGGATGAAGAGTGCCAAAGAGCTTTCTAAGACCTGAAGAAATATCTTACATTACCTTCCTTACTATCCAAGCCGGAAGCAACGGAGGACTTATACATCTACTTGGAAGTCTCAGAAGTAGTAGTAAGCTCTGCCCTTATACGGAAGAGCTGGGGGCCCAACTACAGGTGTTTTACACTTCTAAAACTCTTCTTGATGTGGAGATTAGATACCCAAAgatcaacaaaattaattttggcaCTAGTTGTTGTGGCTCGGAAGCTTAGACTATACTTTCAAGCTCATACAGTCATCGTCATGACTCAATATCCTCTACGATCAATCCTACATGGTCTGGACGCTTCTCAACGAGTGATGAAATATGCATTGGAACTTGGCCAATATGGTTTAGTTTTCCTGCCCTGCACGGTGATAAAGGCCTAAGCCTTAGCAGACTTCATAGCAGAATTGACGCTTAGCCTAGGCGATGCAACAGAGAGGCCCAACGACGCCACAGAAGCAGCTGAGCATACCTTAGTCGTGTCTGCTCCCTCCAACGGAGACTTCTGGTATTTGCATGTCGACGACACATCCAATTACAAAGGCTTAGGAGCAGGTGCGGTCTTTGTCACCCCAAATGGTTCAATGATCGAGTAGGCGATCACTTTTGGCTTCAAAACATTTAACAATGAAGTAGAGTAGAAGGCCCTACTAGTAGGCCTgtgaatggcaaaagacttggcgGTGAAAAAGCTCGCAATTCATTCCGATTCTTAGCTAATCACCAGCCAGACTTCTGGGAAGTACATGGAAAAACATCTGAAGATGGCGCAATACTTAGAGAAGGTACGCAAACAACTTGAGACATTTCTGACTTACATTCTTACTCAAGTTCAGCGAGTGGATAACACCCACGCAGACGCGCTAGTCAACCTAGGCTTCGCCTTCGTTCACTATCTCAAACGCTTTATTTCGGAAGAGTATTtagacaagccaagcatagaAGCAGAGTCGGCAGCCAAAGTGTCACAGGTTAATATAACTCCCAACTGGAAAATTTCTATTTTAGACTACCTGGTCAATGGCACACTCACCACAGAAGGattggagtctagaaagctccaaataaaggcaGCACACTACTACTTGTGGAACGACATTCTTGTTCGAAGATCCTACACCAAACCACATCTCTGTTGCCTAGTGCTTCCCGATGGcctaaaggttctaagctcaatccacgaaggcATTTGTAATCACTCCAGAGGCTGATCATTAGCACAGAATGCTCTTAATGCAAGCTACTACTGACTACTATGTACCAAGATGCTAAGGAGTTAGTATAAAAGTGCAACTGCTGCCAACACTACAAGTCAGTATCAACACTGCCTGCCAGCAAACTTCACTCGTAAACGAGTCCTTAGCCGTTTTTGTAGTGAGCAATCGACTTGGTAAGGCCAATGTTGCCCGTTACTGAAGGCAGatgcatgatgatcgtggcaaccgattacttcaccaaatgggtagaaaAAGAGCCTATGACAACCATGACTCAGACGGACATAGAAcgcttcatatggaggaacatcatctGCCAGTTCGCCATCCCTTAGTCCATTGTCACTGACAACGACCCACAATTCGTGGGTAAAGATTTGgcaaagttcttccaaaagtatggcattaAGCGGCatattgttggaagtatgcccacaaagccactcatttgatgtaatagctttttggaatacttaatgtattaaacttttatatgtttaatggaaggcaaagcttattgttaatcactatttattgtatcttgtgtttaagcaataagggaatccaaggaatgtatttgatctaagagataagtaatctaagtaagttagattttcgagacctttctcttatgatcattcctaaaacgttcctagccatagggttgccaattgggcattgacaatctgctaaggttagtatgtgttatgtcgactcaagtaTGGATATGAcaagtctcaagtcatttagtgttggacactaagacaaacacataggtgctcgaaagagtaatcgagtacattGAACTatgatcaaaagagagttcaaacatacatgtcatgtaagaactcgatggttacaatatgcaaagtagtcctttgacctgaggcatcatagatgtctaatggttaggtccttgatctttgatcgtGTCAAATGGCATTCCTTTGGAGTGCCCACGGCAtggttggggtcaagctatctagtcatgtaggcatatgaatgcacaacaagggatctctaaccttccatggtggaaggagaatactctaagatatgattcgagagtctttggccaaatcATATaaatatgacttaggaagtttgttccaaatcttattcaagcGAATCATATAgggaagtatcacattggatagtagacatgaaacaaactatcacttcaacaatgtgattaagagtattgtattagagaatgaccgtattgcattgtagttgtaactggataggttctccaaccacttctacttagcttgggtaaccatgacatgctgctaggtgtcactcatggtttgtggaagccctaaagattagcaaacactaatcttaagggagaattgaaatatggtttcaattcacaatcgatagttaagagtaacatcgcccactgcctcgctaattggaacctaatggatcgtacaccgagtaaggatgaaagtgaagtaattaaatgaaatggataagcaattaaatggttaatTGAAGTATGgtcaaagttaattaattagttaattaattatacgaaacgttcgtattggacttctaagttggttttgggtttaggggcccaaaagtgttttggtccacaaggcccattatgtttaagttgtatgacaactaaaacaaaatgggcaattagccCAAACACTTAGAGAGGGCCAGCCATGAATAGTGAGGGATACCAAACTTgtgttaattacaagtttgccactcacaagaaatgaagtataaattcaaaattataactttatttcatttagggtttttcttgatgaaattgggtgaaattaTTCTCTCTATTTCAACAAGggaggccggccacttagggaGGGATATCTAGCAATTTCCTCTCCCCTAAGTCATCCAATTTTATCTTCACAATTAATCTTTGGTGTAGAGACTTGGAGACATCaagcttttggtgttttggagaacatatcctcaaatcctcaaggaagcaaaggaggtgacttgaaggccctccacttgggtgaatcccttgtgtaatcaaggatgagctacAAGGGTAATGATTCTCtaaatcctttcttctctttaatgttgttaaagagttatggttcaccatatactaggctttgaaagtcatgggttttatgaattgtttttggatgcatgcctactttaatttgttaatagtttgcctatgtattcaaatgttctttacatgttcttagctaggacataaattttctttcaagtggtattagagcctaggcctagtttatggtggatccttttgggttttgtgatttttcataatATGTGATTTAaatgttgtaaatgttacaagctttgttcttgctttgaatataaattttgtttgaaaatttagcatctcaaatgttgtagatgtagttcatataatcatgaatattggaactaaaatttggtgccaagtattttgggattttcggccaaatccaaagggtgattttttgggttcatgttaggcttgttaaaatggttttaaagtgctttttggaacccctaagtaccctaggatattaaccctcttttgagttgtgaaaaattgagttttggtaagtgaaaacattcatggagctattatgagttttcatgagtgttcttcaatgttcttgaagttcttgccaagaacaaaaaattttgaagttttgattcaaaagtttttttgtttttcataaagttttgattattAGTTGATGGGTGATGATTATTGGTGAGAAATGATTAAGTGGCTTTAATTATGTcaaagatatattttcttttcaaaccatCCCCACCATCTTTAATCTCACCCACCAAAATCcacttacaatttttttttttttttatcaaaaatctcAATGATGCTATCCTTGGCCGGCCACCCCTCTAGTGGGGTacttttgtgcaattatataaagttttgatacttttgtgtatttgtattttggcccaaagtttgtgtttttgcaaaatggcccaaataaaatgagaacaaaaattgttttgtctctttaatgagaattggattttcattatatttagttccatttaaatcaattctatggatccaaaaaccaattgtTTAAAGTTGCTTTCTTAGTTAATTTGATTGATTAAGAAAAGGGTGACTATGAACCAAATGcctcgataattgagctatgtgattggCCGCTTAACATTATGAATGTTTGGGTTTAGTAGTAtagatttgaatgtaatttgattaattcaagttTGTTGTAAAGGGCATAAGTCCTCCAATGTGTTGcaaaagggcataagcccttctctttatttcatgtattcctatttgtttaattgtatgcaaattggaatagttgggtccaacgcccaataggaaataacggtttaattagattaaacgcgtaactaaaatcaacaaactATCTACCTaaaacccaaggtccaacacaaggctcgtgttggatcaaatcaatcggttcataatcatcctaaaacctaaaacgactatatagtccatatgaggatgcaatgcgttcgttagtagttccatatagtctcgcttgtttcaacgaaacagtgggagtattatatgctactaattcatattaacttggaccaatagttgtgatAGGCCCATGttcttttaatatgattaaaatgtttttgatgTAGCCCAACACTACTCCCTCAAATAAAATggatattaagttgataagcgagagatgctttgaacatctcttcgtaggccttccaccgtggtggactccaatcgtttgtgactcctacaccggcttcaccctatcatggggaagttcaaagtatgtgcttacattcaggaggagtccatatgTACATACATGATGTGGTGAGGTAGGCAACGAGGATagccaacatcgtatcatcgtgaggttaTTCTTGAACCCTTACacgaactaagcatggtgggaataacttaactaagtgcaatggtgccaacatcgtatcatcgtgaggcaacattctctagaggccaaacaagatgggtaattacaaacgttgtaaatgagtaaaacgttattctctcatcattatttttgctaaccaacatcgtatcatcgtgaggtgggcttggtaatggtgagtctcctataccccgctaagagttcaatataactctcggattctattgagggatatggaatttgccaaaaatagtgggtggtactATTTGATTCAAGACCCAATCAAGTAGTTTATCAACAATCTAATACGATTTCTGTTATGTTATGTAGTGAATGACATGCCTAAAATTATACCCACCATTATACTTGACAAAAGGGGCCTTAGGGGCCAACGTTTCCTTGCTTGGTATTGCCACATTGAGAATGTCTCAAAGGTGAAAGACATATTGTATGTGCTTAAGCAATCCCCTCCTCATGTACCTCCTAAGAAACTAGCTTCGAAGGAAGAGTGTCATGATTATGCAAGACGCTATGAGGATGACTTACAAGCCAAATGCTTAATCCTCACTTCACTTAGTGAGGAGCTTATGAAGCTACATAAGCACATGGATACTTCATGTGCCATGGTTGAAAGTTTGCATAAGATGCATGACATTGAGACTAGTAAAGTACGATTCTCAAATGTTTGTAGTCTATTAAATGCCAAAATGGCAAAAGGGGCATCGGTCCATAAACATGGACAAAAGATGGAAAGGATCTTTCAAGATCTTGAAAGTTTAGGAACTTCCATCGATGGGAAAATGGCCCAAGATTTTTTCCTTGCATCTCTCTCGGAtgatttcactaagtttattgtaaactataaagtgaatagattcgatcatacttttaacgagatgattgacatgtgctgtaaatttgaaaaaggtTTCAAAAGGGACAGTGGGAGTGAGAATGAAAACACAAGGAAAAGGTTAAATAAGAAGAAGGCAAGAAAATCCAAAGGAACATGCTTTCATTGTGGAAAGGATGGacgttggaagaagaaatacagGGTGCGCATTGCGAGCCTTATGACACGAACTTTTGAAGAGACTATTTCTGTCACAAAGAGTGCTTTTACAGTGAGCTCTAATTCCTGGATATTTGATTCAGGTGCTAGTCAACATATCTGTAATACGATACAGGGACTAGCAGGGAGCAAGACACTGCGCAATGGGGAGATGGTTGTGCGAGTTGGGAACGGCGCTAAAATCTCTGCAAAAGCAATAGGCACCTACATGCTTAACCTACCTTCTGGGGAAGTCCtggaacttaaaaattgtttatattttcctttttgtataaagaatttgatttctatctctaagcttttacgagatgggcactcagtattgtttgacaaaatgagttGCACTTTATACTTGAACGGTCGTATTATCTCTCATGGTAATATGATAGAGGGACTTTTTCACCTAGAGACGAATAGTGGGATGCACTGTATTGAAAGTGGGAatacctcaaaacccaaaagggctaGAGAAGAAGTTAACCAAGAAAGGATGTGGCATCTTAAACTTGGACATGTGAACCTTGAAAAGATTCGCAAGATGTCGAAAGACGGATATTTCCGCCCATTAGGTAATGACCAGATGGGTACTTGTGAATGCTGTTTGAAAGGGAAGATGACCAAATCTCCATTCATTGGGAAAGGAGCGCGTGCCACtgaaattctagggttaatCCACACTGACTTATGTGGACCTATGTCTACTACGTCGAGAGGAGGTTTCTCCTACTATATCACATTCACCGACGATCACTCTCGGTTTGGCTATGTGTATCTTATGAAGTACAAGTCAGAATCCTTTGAaaggttcaaagaattcaagaatgaagttGAGAAGCAAACTGGGAAACAGATAAAAATCCTAAGATCAGATCGAGGGGTGAATATCTGAGTAATGAATTCCTAGATTATCTCAAAGAGTGTGGAATAATATCACAGTGGACTCCACCGGGAACTCCACAACTTAATGGAGTTTCTGAAAGGAGAAATCGAACCTTGATGAACATGGTTCGTT of the Pyrus communis chromosome 1, drPyrComm1.1, whole genome shotgun sequence genome contains:
- the LOC137726048 gene encoding uncharacterized protein, which codes for MAQYLEKVRKQLETFLTYILTQVQRVDNTHADALVNLGFAFVHYLKRFISEEYLDKPSIEAESAAKVSQVNITPNWKISILDYLVNGTLTTEGLESRKLQIKAAHYYLWNDILVRRSYTKPHLCCLVLPDGLKVLSSIHEGICNHSRG